Below is a window of Populus trichocarpa isolate Nisqually-1 chromosome 3, P.trichocarpa_v4.1, whole genome shotgun sequence DNA.
GTAGTTTTCTTGATGCAGTCCCAatcaattgatgattttttttttaatatgaccCTCCTATTTATCCCATATTATTCAAACAAGTTTTTCCGTTTCAAATGTTGAATTAGTCTCACGAGTGGGATGCATCTCAtagtttctctctcttttaaccTAACATTGAGTTGTCTGTccctattttaataaaattatattaattgattatgaaaactataacattcttttttgttatatttttgtgATTGAACCATGACGTGGATACAGCTCAAGCTAAATTAAACATGGAATAGAGGAGAGAAAATGAGTGATGGATCCTGATTGTCAAGCTAACTcgacatttaatattttaatttatacaaaaagaCTAATTTAAATAAGGTATTTAGAGAGCCGCATCAAGAAAATTAGAAAGAGGGATGTTTGAGCTTAATAATCCATCAAAATGGTTAAGCCCTTCTACTGAATAGCAAGATGGTTTACGGCCCAAGGCAAACAGTGCTTAAACTAGAGCACGCTGAATTTGATGCGGAGAAACGCGGTCCAAGCTTAGGCCCTTCCAGGTAATCAGAACGAAGCAAGTTACAAGCCTACACCGTGTAGATATTTGGTGGAGGAGATGGAATTGAAGAAGAGAGAACGAATTTTACagaaagaaatgattttttttgctgtGGTGATGGGTTTATGAGGATAGCAAACGGGAAGAAGAGTTTGGAACTGATAGCCTTCGATAGTGAAGTTGATCAAGCTTGCAAATCATGAAGGTGCTCAAAAGAAACAAGCACAGACCAAGTTTTTGTAAGCCTGGACTTGTCATGGCAGCAAACCAGATAATTACCAGCAATAATCCAAATCGAGTTTGTCAATTCAATAGCACTGTGGCAGCAACATCAGAGCGTTGGCAACCATAATTTTAGCAGACCCTCTGTAGAACAGAAGCAGTGATGACAGAAGAATTCGCTTTCCGTAATTAAAAATCATGCTTAACTGCAGATCATTCAGCAGCAATATCAAAGGACAAATACTGTGAAGAGTAAATTATCACTCGGGGAGCCCTGTAGCTcagcaaaaacaattaattaattcttgtgTTTTCAAAGactatcatttaatttctatatttttatattcaatttatgTTGCTCAGGATTGGATACAAGAATTAGATATGGGTACGGATTCAAGTAttaagtttttcaaatttaaaatctttggATACATAACGTGGGTTAAAAGTCGAATAATGTTATAATATATACGAGAACTGGGAGAATGAACCGAAGCCATGAGAAGGTAATGGCAACCCAAGCTCAGAGCCCCAAACCCAAACCATATTGCAGCAAAGACCAAACCACCCTAGAGCCTCAAAGATGAACATGTGCGAAGTCAAATCGAGCACGTCCACAGTCCAGAGAGCCTGGGTCCATAGTGCCAAAACAGTTCTTGGCAACCAGAGCCGAGAGCCCCAAACCCAAACCATATTGCAGTAAAGACCAAACCACTCCTGAGTCTCATAGACGAACATGCGCGAAGTCAAATCGAGCACGTCCACAGTCCAGAGAGCCTGGGTCCATAGTGCCAAAACAGTTCCTTTTTCACACGGTTTAAATTATCAGTCATAtcttttcagaattttttttttcaattaagggTCATTTTTGGTAAGAATGATGAAGAGATTGTAACATATTTTAGCAGAAACTATATACCATAAAGAATGAGTAGGTAGAAGGGGAAGTTTGACTAGAAAACAAAGcattttttgaaacaaaatactaaaacatagtggacaataatcaaaagaatatttaattatttttaatattacaataattaattacttaattttgataaactaaaggattagattataatttatagttaattctaaggtaaattagCCCATCCAAATAAGAGAAGTAACAGAATAGTTGGATtcgatttaaaatttaaacagcATAACTTGAAATTTGAACTCTGCATGTCTAGTACTGCACTGGCAGTCACAAATGTGGCTCGTTCATTTATGTAAACTAGCAGCAAAGGAGATGAAAGCTTCTCCGAGAAGAGAGGATTTTCAAGAAAGAACTAAGAAGTTAAATACCAtgatataagaacataaaatcCCATAAATTTAAGCATAACAGGTTTTTATTTGGACTTTGACGATCTAAATTACTCCATAAATTCTTCTGCTAGTTATCCCACTCACTAAgcatggaaaaaacaaaaacatcataaagAAGCAGCTCATAGAAGCATCAATTTCCACTATTTGCAATTTAGCATCACACTGAAGAGATTTTTGCTTGTCTTTTGGCGGAAGCAATGAAAATCTTGACGCTTACTCAGAGTCTTCACAAATTTCTGGTTAATCAAGTGATTTAATGTCCAACTGATAGCGAAGGATCCCTCCAAAGCCACCAAATCCTTCACAAAAATGAGATCTTCCTCTGAATTATCTGTGACAGTCTCAAGTGAGCAACCGAATGGCTTGTACACATCCTCAAACCGTTCCAGAAGAAACTTTTCGTCTTGTACCTCGAAGTCGATGAAGTAATTGAATCCTGGAAGTTGCTCTGATCGGCCTCTTGCTCCCTGTTCAAATGCTTTATGATAATCTCATCCATCTTGGTGTTTTTCAACACATACCGATTTATATCCAATGAAATCTTCCCAGATCCCCAGACCCTTCATGGCATCCTCCAAGCCATACACAAACTTTCCACTATCCTGAATGACTTCTTCCAAGACTTTCCAATCAAGCGCGTCTCCAGTACGAACTTCACATTGGATAGAATCTCCAAGGACAAGTCAATGGCTTGATCGAAACCCCTTTTCTCCACCACACGAAACACTTTCAACTTTTAATACTTCAGCCTGCAGGCGAATATCAAACAAGTCAGATCGGCTCAGCTCTGTCTTAAACTCAGCAGAAAGTATTAATCCAGCAACATTGGGAAGTGATGTAGTATAGTTATACGGGGATTTTCCCTAAACAGAATATGTGAGAGATGCTTTCATGAATTAACAGgactgaacaaaaaaaaagtctcgttagataaatatattgactaaaaataacaataacagaATATTTGACTATGGAATCgggttaaaattttacaataaattaattctaCAGGCCGTTTACGTATGGGGAGTGACTGCATTGCTCATTAGATTGTTGGATCTCctgaaattaaatttagaagTTGTTGTTTGGGTCAATTTTACTATTTCCCTAGTTATTTTtgaagttattatttatttttggattttgtgttgattttctttactgattttgttttctagtttagatgaaaaatctataaaaaacattataaactTTATTAGAAAGCAGACttgatcaaattattatttcaataataaaatagagtTTTAGTGTTCTTGGTGTTTTATCCTTAAATCAATCTATTTTCTGTCTCCTTATACCCGGTGCTGTCTTGTTGTGCTGTCACCTGAAGGATCTATAAAATGCTTTATAGAAAGTTCTGCTGCCTTCCTAATTAACATGGTAGTGGCGGCTTTCTGTCCGTCGACGATCAAAGCGGAGAGCTGATTGACCACCCCTACCATGTTTCTATGGGAGCTCAACAGTTAACTTGCTAAGTACCTCTCTGCTGTTGCCACTTAATGTCCCTAAGAGAGTCCcacataaataacaataaatccAAACTTTCCATCAGACCAGGAGCTCATGCAATGCTTCTGCATGAAACTTCTTGTcacagagaaagagagactGACGGATAGGCTTAAAAGGTGCAAAGGAAAGAGTAAACTGCTTATCTTTTCCATCATCATACAGCCGATCCAGAGTCAAGTACCAGTCCATTGGTGGGAACCTCGGTGTAAAGTTTTAGCTTCTGTAGGCAAGTAATCGCATCCTGTACAAACTTGCTGCTCATCCTACTCTTGATGTTGGCCGCGATTCACAATTCCTTGCTAAGCATTTTTGTAACTTTACAGATCTGATCCCATGGACGGACGAGAAGTGAAATCATCTCGTTCTTTTACCAGTCTTTTCCTTTTCCACATCTCAATGCTCGCGTTAGCTTCTCGAATATCTTTCCATTTAAAGTGTGATTCTAAACTGCAGAAAAATAAGTAAGCTATGAGCCAACCTGATAAGAGAGAAGTGTAAAGCTTCGTGACGAGGCTGGGAAAAATCTTGGAGAGAAAAAATGGAGGTGCTTTTCATTGACAGATAAAAGTGTACTCAGAGAACTTGGTGGGGGCGATGACTCTTGttagaaaaacactttgaatttttaagCCAGTATAATATATGCATAGATGACGGAGAAAGAGTTGTATTTGTATCCAGAGAGAGAATAAGTGGTATTCTCTtggactcaatttttttttaagttctgtATTAAATTTGTGTTGAGTTCTGTTTTTTCTACAGATATAGAATTTAACAAGATAAATCTcaatttatatagattttttaaaagtagatatttaagatatttaatttaaatatctagggtatttataaaaatatttatggagatctgtatattatattatataaaacacTTGTGTAGTTTTTTCATGTATCATCAGATCTCTCaggttttataaacaaatatgtTTGGAAGACCTGACTTggcaaaaatagagaaaaaaaatacttacaatAGATAATGTTACACTTTATGTATCATCAGAGCCTCTAAGTTCAAGTGACACCTTTTATGTGTACAAGCTGCCATAATAGTAGTTTGTAGGCATAGCCTTAACGCATAGCCATGGAGCGTAGCTGTGGGCTTGGGCGTTGTTGTGGGTGTTATTGTTTATAGTCAATGACATAGCTATATAGGTGTAGTCGTGGGTGTAACCGCTAGCATAGTCACATGGGACATAGTCGTTGACAAGTCGTTGGTGTAACCACAAACATAGCCACTGGCATAGCTATCAATGCGTTGAGGTTCTGTAAACCATGAAAAGAGTTTTTgagaaatagaaataaattgaCTTTTCGTTCAGTTTTCACAAACATCTCCAATAATAAGGCTAAAAATCCTTAGGAAAAAGATTAAAGGCGTTTTTCATGGGCAAAAAAAATTGGACTTGAAGAATTTGGTGAGCCTGACGACACCTGCAAGAAAAACACTATAATACTTAAGTTAATATAATGTTTGTACAGATAATAGAAAAAGTGAGATGCATCTATATAAGAAGagacactaccagaaaattgataaatacaaacggaaataccgaaggaatatttccgtcggtaaatttccgagggattttaccgacggaaatattccctcggtatataccgagggaattaccgtgggaaaaaaaattaaaacaaagcaaaaaaaaaaatgatgacgtgtcatttttaccgacggaattttttccgtcggtaaatttgttggtaaattgtgaacactgttcatcatgttaattacaaagggaatcaccgacggaaaattccgtcggtattttccagagagtaaatcaccgacggattgaaaagtcgtcggtgttatttggcggttttctgaaaaaattcaattaatttaaaattttcatttaaatattacagacggaatcaccgacggattgaaaaatcgtcggtaaatttttggcggtttctgaaaaaaatttacgaaattgaaaatttaaattaaatattaccgatggaattaccgacggaataattaaaaaatattaatatttaattatccgtcggtaaatccgtcggtaaatcgtcccaataaaaaacctgaatgcgcttatttcacaagagacagagccgtttcttcttgttcttctacttcttcttgttcttctacttcttcttcttcttcttcttcttcactatatgtaaaaaacatcattaaggtatgtcttcttcttcttcttcactttatgtaaaaaacatcatttcttatctatttctttctcttcttttctctcctcatctccttctcttttcctccatgcttgggtatgtcttcttcttctttcttcttttatcctcttagttttttttttaattaatatgcttaatgaaatttttttttctctccttagcttcacttgcaactacattaaggtaagatttttcttttttcttcctttttcatgatttttttcactatatttgttttttattttatttttaattgtttttgttcttaataattgtataaatgttgttgtgagattttttttttttcatatgagatcaatttttagtagatttatttataggattttaaaatttttagcaattgcaacttcatttttttcatatgaattaattttttagttgaatttatttttttattttatttatttatttgttgcaaatttgtttgaattgattttcttattcttttttccaagcattttgagtatatattatacattgttaatttatgttaatttaattattttataattttataaaatgaatttttttttaaatgtttttcaataattaccgacggatttaccgatggaaattccgtcggtaatttcgtcggtaaatccctcggtaattccgttggtaataaaaaaattattaccgacgcgtctgttccgtcagtaaatccgtcggtaattctattaccaacggatttaccgacggacaaaacattaccgacgaacgattcaccgacggatcatttccgtctttgattccgtcggtaatataattaccgatggaatatgtgtcttacaccgacggaaaaattccgtcggtaaaactgttaaatcttgtagtgagaATAAAAGATATTCTATAGACTTAACCTTGTTTAAGTCTTGTGTTGTGTTAGACTTGTGTTGAGTTTTGTATTTTCTAGACATAGAATGTAAAAAGATGAGCCACGATAGATTTGAAGTCTAGacatataaagttatttttatatagatttttttaagataaataacttaataaatatctaaaatagttaatatatatatctagaATGTTTATCAGAATATTTATTGAGTTgtataaaacacaaataaaactatttttaggGGTAAATGTTCACTTTCAGGCATCAAAATATCCCACTCCAATATTTCTTCAGTAATGACGATACCCTCCTAATTCTATGCATATATTGCTAACAAATTAAGattcaaaagaaacaaaatactaGAAACATTTTTCGAACtcttttttgttgctatttGAGAAACAATAAAATCGTAATTGAAATAGAATAAATTTTAGCTACCGGTGCATTCTTTTTTCAATAGAGATAATGGAaaaggagggagggagggagggagactTAATCCTAggaaagatgatattttttttataaaaatattttttttctcactaaatttctttgttattcttttttttttttaacgtgggtgtctgagTCAGTttgcgcgtatctcgactaatcccataaattctaaagttaacgaccatgcaACCtttcagtgaccatcatattaataATCATAGAACTCaaacttaaaactaaaaaaaaaaaacttttaaatccaAACTTTTACTAGCGAATGACTTAGACCCTGTTTGGCTACGTGGTTGCGTCCACGATGCGTCAATAAGTTGCAATGTGTTTGGTTAACAGAGACCGCAGTTTTTTATATATGGGTCCCACACAAATATACGTTCGAAATGCAGATGTAGCAAAAGCAAGTCTGACTTGCTTTTCGCCGTGGCTGCTATTCAGAAAACGTTGTTGTAATTAATGttcattattcaaaaaataattagccCAATCTGTCCTCCTCCACTGTCTCCTCCTCCACTGTGGCTTCCATCGTCTGTCCTCCTCCACAGCTTCGCCTCCTCCACTGTGCTTCCATCGTCTGTCCTCCTCCACAGCTTTGACCTCCATTGTGCTTCCCTCGTCTCATGGATTTGTCCTCCTTCACGCAGCTTCCCTCTCTCAACCTCACACATAACCATCTCCTTCCTGCTGCATTTTCCTCTCTGCAATCTTCCCCTGCTCTCTCCACTCTGCTTCCCTCTGTCATGCCAAGCTCAACTGAGCAaggtaagaaaaaaaccaacaatgtCAGCAGTGGAAACTTCAATCTGGACCAGCCAGAGAATGGCGCATACAAGAAAGCTAAAGGCACAAGCTCCTTTAACTCAAGTAAGAAAGAAAGGAACGACGCCCAGACATGTTTGATGATACTCCCAGACACCACCGGGGAGCTTGAAGTGGACCCAGAAATAGAGCCAGAGGAGGAGCCCGAGTTGTATTCAGAAcaccactgttcactgaacaaattttttttttaaaaaaaaccagtgTAGTTAATTGATTTTACTCGTATTATTACATAAacgtgaacaataatttttttttattttttttttaaattagtttaaggtgaattaaatttactcgtactgtaatcttaattttattcttgataatattttacctaattttatagttcttgtcgaatgaattttgtacgtaataaaattgtagatagttttttgttgaagtaattttttttatatataaaatgtgatttattttatgatgtaatagcaatagttaaatccacaatatttaaattaaaaaccatcaatattaatatatattttttaaaattattttataacctcaatttcaaaagcattcttaaccaaacacgttaaaactattttttcttcgacctcaatttcaaccacagttttaaccaaacacctattttttcaaaccaacctcaactaaaaatactttttataaaacaatttttttcaaaccacaaccacaacagctaccgcaataccaaacacacccttagtaAATTTCTCTGTGACCTATTTCTTACAGTAATATCATGACTCTCCTGTCATAGGAACAAAGGCCTTTTCAATGAGCAAGGAAGCGTCGGTTCAATATCGGCAACAATTAACTGCAgtggaattattttttctttattattgttttgttttatttacaggATAATTTGGACGGGGGCAGGGGTAAGCAGCCCCACGTAAAAACGCCATCCATGCCTAAGTTAATCGCCTGTTCCCTGCtgctaacaaataaaataaaaataaaaaagcgaATTTGCCTCTTAATATAAAATCTAAGTAGAGAgcgataataaaataaaaatcaggtACTGAtatcgagagagagagaaatcggTTTCTTGCTTTCAAAGTAGATCACCGaagcaaaataaaatccaatttttaGGAGAAAGAATTAATTGTAGTTAGGGTTTCAAGTTCTTCCCTTCTATTGACCAGAATCTTGATTTTCAGGTATatatgtgtgtttgtgtgttatTATCGTCAACATTGCTATCTGCACTTTCATCTTTTGCAAAATCAActtgctttgttttgtttttgttataaagaaagaaagaagaagatgcagAATCAGGAAGGACAGTTAGCAGCAGATGGAGAAACAGAAGTGACTTGTGAAATCGAAGATTGGGCAAATTTTGGAGGAGGAGATGATGATATTATGCAGCAGCAATCCAGTGTTCCATTTGTTGGCGACAAGGCAattcgtcttcttcttttttgttttttgttttttgttttcaattcctGTATTATTAGTTcagcttgtttgtttttcaattgaagGATATTTTGGGTGATTGAATTTTACTCTACTACAGGAGCCCTTGTCTGCATTGGCTGCTGAATATCAATCAGGCAGTCCTATTTTACTTCAGAAAATAAAGGTGGTTTTcttgttatcatcatcattgcgttttcttgtttgttctttatggttttcttgaatttaatgattgattgattgctGCTGCTTGTGTAGGTGCTTGGTGACAAGTATGTTGCAATTAGGCGAACACGTGGAGATGGGAATTGCTTCTTTCGCAGCTTTATGTTTTCATACCTAGTAtgtcattgtattttttggttTCTATCCTTGTGCTTTTTGTTGGAGGGAGCACCATATTTGTAATTTACCCTCTTAAATGAGCCGTGGTTTTCTTGAGATAGGAGCATATTTTGGAGAAACAAGACCGTGCGGAAGTTGATCGTATCAAAgcaaatgttgaagaatgtaGGAAAACACTGCAGAGTTTGGGTTATGTGGACTTCACGTTCGAGGATTTTTTTGCGGTAAATTTATCATTTGCACTCTGTTACTCTATTCAAGATGTATGCATTATCCTTTTTTGAGCATTTTTTGACATCTTAAAATGTTTCACTGTGTGCCAGTTATGCAACAAAGACATTGTTTACAAATTAGTTCCTAGAGGGAACCAAAGTCAATATTAATGCAAATGTACAAACAAATTTGTAGAAAACTGAGTTTTAGAATATGATGTGGACATTTGAACTCCATTCTTGTAAGTtcaattgatttgatgacttGGAGTAATATTTTCAGTGTTGACAACCTTGAGATATGATGGAGCTGTGTTCTGTTCATTTTACTTGAATATGCTcgcttgaatttttatttctaccTCATATGAGGTGGATTATTAGGAAATGTGGACGTCGATGTTAAGAACTGCTTGAATAGCTTGGTCACATAAACATTATGGAAAACAAAGATTGACCGGTATAATATTTATTCTATGTGTGAGACACAGATGAATTCAGTTGAGTTAATGTaagttttaaagttttaatgttTCATTGAAAAGCTGATGTGagaagattagttttttttttaattttcaagcaaAAGTATTTTAAGTTGTATCAAGCTTTCTTCATAAAAGCTTCCTACAAAATCATACCTTCCTTCAAGGCTTTTATGCAAATGATCTGCAACTCTGGTTTCTTTGTGAAAAAATTGCAGTTATTTCTTGAGCAGCTGGATGATGTCCTTCAAGGAAATGAAACTTCAATAAGGTGCCCCTTTTCCCTGCTATACTGTGCGCATTAGCAGCTTAGGAAATACAACTTACTTTGGGATTTTAACCTCTCTTAATTACTCCCCAGATCCtgcatttttatttacaaacatGAGCTGATGTAGTGCTACTTAAGGCCAAAATATTAGGTTCTGTTTATTAATGCTAGTCAATTGACCTTTCGAGTTTCTAAATATTAATTCTGTTTTCTCTTGCAGTCATGAAGAGCTTCTAAATAGGAGTCGTGATCAGTCCGTATCAGACTATGGTGAGTTACTTGATAAAGTGATGGTATGGATTGATGTTTTGGCTCCCTCTCCTAACAAATTCGGTTGGTTAGTTGTCATGTTTTTCAGATTTGTGACCTCTGGAGAAATAAGACGACGCTCAGAGTTTTTTGAACCCTTTGTATTTGGATTGACAAACACTACAGTTGAGCAGGTCTGTTCAATGTACTATAGTTTCTGGTATTACTTTCAAACATTTTCCATGCTTTCTTAGTTTTGtacattttctaaaaaacaaggaTGAATTGTTAGCTTTCACTAGCATAGCTTAAACCAATGTCCTTTACATCTAGTCCACATCTCTCCTTGCTTGGCCCTTTGTGTTAACTTTTTCAAAGTTGTACATttcaaaccataattttttttaattactattttgatGGCTTTTCTTGGTGACAAGTTTATTATGATAAGAAATTCAGTATCATATATTTCAGAAATCTGATAATGAATGCATAAAATATTGGAGTTCCCAATTGATTTATCTGTTTTGCCTTAGTTTTGCAAGTCATCAGTGGAACCTATGGGTGAAGAAAGTGACCATGTGCACATTACTGCACTATCTGATGCATTGGGTGTACCAATTCGTGTTGTATATCTCGACCGCAGCTCTTGTGATGCAGCTGGTGTCAGTGTAAATCATCATGATTTCATTCCTACACCTCGCAATCTCCCAAGTGCTACTGGTGCTGGTTCTGAGAGCATCAATCCCTTCATTACCTTGCTTTATCGTCCAGGTCACTATGACATTCTCTACCCAAAGTGATACCTTTTGCCATTATGGTAAGCTGCTCTCATCCTTTTGGTCGTCATGGTGCCTGGGTATGGGTGGGCGGGTGgacatatttttatgttattgagtCTAGCTTGTGTATATTGCAGGCCATTAATGATGTCCAGGTGATGGATGCTGACAAGGTAAATTTGAATGGTGACAAGAAACACAAGGTTGCAAGGCAAAGTACTTATCCTCATCTGTATTTGTGCTGTACCTTGTGATAAATGTTCAAATGCTTCTGAATTCTCTGAGTGGAGACCTAAATGCAAGGCTGCCTGAAAGTTGCGGGCAGTCATCTGTTACAATTCAGGATTGAGCATGTCCTCACCTGTGTTTAATCATCTTTGtgaaattttatttgcttagaaaggaaaagaaacactGGTGATTCTGGAAAATCTTTTCATTCTGTTCGATGCATGCTATCGCTATTTTCCTGCTCCACTTTTTCAAAGGCATCAAACATGGGCAAATCTGAGCTGCCATAATGGAGGCTCAAGTACATGCATAGAGGCAGGAATGGTCTTTCGCCTCTTTGGTCCATTTTGGAGCTTGTCATATAGGTGTAAAGTGCTCGCTTTTTGGTTCTGTGAAATTTGAGGCTTTACCGAGGGTTATAATCTATCAATCTTTAATAATTCAGCTAAATCTGAAGCTAATTGCAGCCTCCTAAAACCGCCCTATGGTGGAGGGCTGCAAATGACCAGACTCCCTCTTGAGTCGCTCAAAGCTCCGCTTGTCAAGGTCTTGGTTTGAACTCGAATCCAAgcacaataaattttaaacgaTGGGAGTTTTATGCTTTCAACTCGTTATGAATATGAGAACACATCAAAGATAAAAACTGATTTGGTTAATTTGCAATCGTACTCTGGTGGAAGAAGGTCGGAGTTCGAACATGCTCCGGCATCCATTTGAGCCAACAATAATCTAACAAAACACTCCATGCCGCCAAAGtactttatttttaagaatctATTTCTACATTTCTAGGTTACAACAAACAATGCAaggtcttttaatttaattttgaaaatttaacttcCATGTTCTGCCAAGTAAATTATCGACATCCTTTTTAACTgttatactatttttatttcttgtaatgATTTgctattatcttcttcttttttttgttacgcCTTCAATCACAGTGGTAAATCAATTGtcgaaaatattttattctgcCATATTCTCAGTGTTTGGGATGATACCTATCCCTTCATGTTTTTCAGTCCtcgtttaaaaagaaaaaacacaaaaggaaagggaaaggtATTTTTGAGTAAAGG
It encodes the following:
- the LOC7496530 gene encoding OVARIAN TUMOR DOMAIN-containing deubiquitinating enzyme 1; translated protein: MQNQEGQLAADGETEVTCEIEDWANFGGGDDDIMQQQSSVPFVGDKEPLSALAAEYQSGSPILLQKIKVLGDKYVAIRRTRGDGNCFFRSFMFSYLEHILEKQDRAEVDRIKANVEECRKTLQSLGYVDFTFEDFFALFLEQLDDVLQGNETSISHEELLNRSRDQSVSDYVVMFFRFVTSGEIRRRSEFFEPFVFGLTNTTVEQFCKSSVEPMGEESDHVHITALSDALGVPIRVVYLDRSSCDAAGVSVNHHDFIPTPRNLPSATGAGSESINPFITLLYRPGHYDILYPK